One genomic window of Burkholderia diffusa includes the following:
- a CDS encoding ammonium transporter, producing MRKLLMSLLMAGSLIAAGVGPALADDAASAAAASAPAATASDASAAAAPAASAPAATDASAPAAAAPASGAASDAAAAAAASAPAAPAAPTEPFSVDSSKISAGDTAWMLTSTALVLFMTIPGLALFYAGMVRKKNVLATVMQSFAITAVITVLWTVVGYSLAFTPGNGFIGGLSRAFLHGMTYVKGDKATTLTVSHLATTIPESVYFVYQMTFAIITPALICGAFADRMKFSAMLVFMTLWSLIVYVPIAHMVWEPTGWLSSDGVLDFAGGTVVHINAGIAGLVSCLMLGKRVGFGRESMAPHNLVLTMIGGSMLWVGWFGFNAGSAVAADGRAGFAMLTTQVATACAALGWMFAEWISHGKPSVLGIVSGAVAGLVAITPAAGFVGVTGALVIGIAAGVVCFWSATWLKSKLGYDDSLDAFGVHGVGGILGALLTGVFAVKDIGGADGSLLLQAKGVLITLVYSGVLSFVLLKLIDLTIGLRVTEEEEREGLDVVLHGEHVE from the coding sequence ATGCGCAAACTTCTGATGTCCCTGCTGATGGCCGGCTCGCTGATCGCGGCCGGTGTCGGCCCCGCGCTCGCCGACGACGCGGCTTCCGCCGCCGCTGCGTCCGCGCCCGCCGCAACCGCGTCCGATGCGTCGGCCGCCGCCGCACCGGCCGCTTCGGCGCCGGCCGCCACGGACGCATCGGCGCCCGCCGCCGCCGCACCCGCTTCGGGCGCCGCCTCCGACGCAGCGGCCGCCGCCGCGGCGTCCGCGCCGGCCGCACCCGCCGCGCCGACCGAGCCGTTCTCCGTCGATTCGTCGAAGATCAGCGCCGGCGACACCGCGTGGATGCTGACGTCCACCGCGCTCGTGCTGTTCATGACGATTCCCGGCCTCGCGCTGTTCTACGCGGGCATGGTCCGCAAGAAGAACGTGCTCGCGACCGTGATGCAGAGCTTCGCGATCACCGCGGTGATCACGGTGCTGTGGACGGTGGTCGGCTACAGCCTCGCGTTCACGCCGGGCAACGGCTTCATCGGCGGGCTGTCGCGCGCGTTCCTGCACGGGATGACCTACGTGAAGGGCGACAAGGCGACCACGCTGACCGTCAGCCACCTGGCGACGACGATTCCGGAGTCCGTCTACTTCGTCTACCAGATGACCTTCGCGATCATCACGCCGGCGCTGATTTGCGGCGCGTTCGCCGACCGGATGAAGTTCTCGGCGATGCTCGTGTTCATGACGCTCTGGTCGCTGATCGTCTATGTGCCGATCGCGCATATGGTGTGGGAGCCGACCGGCTGGCTGTCGTCGGACGGCGTGCTCGACTTCGCGGGCGGCACGGTGGTGCACATCAACGCCGGTATCGCGGGCCTCGTGTCGTGCCTGATGCTCGGCAAGCGCGTCGGCTTCGGCCGTGAATCGATGGCGCCGCACAACCTCGTGCTGACGATGATCGGCGGCTCGATGCTGTGGGTCGGCTGGTTCGGCTTCAACGCGGGTTCCGCGGTCGCGGCCGACGGCCGTGCCGGCTTCGCGATGCTGACGACGCAAGTCGCGACGGCGTGCGCGGCGCTCGGCTGGATGTTTGCCGAATGGATCTCGCACGGCAAGCCGTCGGTGCTCGGCATCGTGTCGGGCGCGGTCGCGGGCCTCGTCGCGATCACCCCGGCCGCCGGCTTCGTCGGCGTGACGGGCGCGCTCGTGATCGGCATCGCGGCAGGCGTCGTGTGCTTCTGGTCGGCGACGTGGCTCAAGTCGAAGCTCGGCTACGACGATTCGCTCGATGCGTTCGGCGTGCACGGCGTGGGCGGGATTCTCGGCGCGCTGCTGACGGGCGTGTTCGCGGTCAAGGACATCGGCGGCGCCGACGGCAGCCTGCTGCTGCAGGCGAAGGGCGTGCTGATCACGCTGGTGTACAGCGGCGTGCTGAGCTTCGTGCTGCTGAAGCTGATCGACCTGACGATCGGCCTGCGCGTGACCGAAGAGGAAGAGCGCGAAGGCCTCGACGTGGTGCTGCACGGCGAGCACGTCGAATAA
- a CDS encoding P-II family nitrogen regulator, which translates to MKLITAIIKPFKLDETREALSALGVSGITVTEVKGFGRQKGHTELYRGAEYVVDFLPKMKIEAAVSDDLVDQAVEAIERAARTGKIGDGKIFVTPIEQVIRIRTGETGADAL; encoded by the coding sequence ATGAAACTCATTACCGCAATCATCAAGCCGTTCAAGCTCGATGAGACGCGCGAAGCGCTCTCAGCGCTCGGCGTCTCGGGCATCACGGTCACGGAGGTGAAGGGCTTCGGGCGCCAGAAGGGGCATACCGAGCTGTACCGGGGCGCCGAATACGTGGTCGATTTCCTGCCCAAGATGAAGATCGAGGCAGCCGTGTCCGACGATCTCGTCGATCAGGCGGTCGAGGCGATCGAGCGGGCCGCCCGCACCGGCAAGATCGGCGACGGGAAGATCTTCGTCACGCCGATCGAGCAAGTGATCCGGATCCGGACCGGGGAGACCGGCGCAGACGCGCTGTAA
- a CDS encoding accessory factor UbiK family protein: MKQPSDVFNDLQSRVSDLLKNSPAKDVERNVKAMLSQGFSKLDLVTREEFDTQAQVLARTRVRLEELEKRVAELEQKLAASQA, translated from the coding sequence ATGAAGCAACCCAGCGATGTTTTCAACGACCTGCAGTCGCGCGTCAGCGACCTGCTGAAAAACTCGCCGGCCAAGGACGTCGAGCGCAACGTGAAGGCCATGTTGTCGCAAGGCTTCTCGAAGCTCGATCTCGTCACGCGCGAGGAGTTCGACACGCAGGCACAGGTGCTCGCCCGCACTCGCGTGCGTCTCGAGGAACTCGAGAAGCGCGTCGCGGAACTCGAGCAGAAGCTCGCAGCGTCCCAGGCCTGA
- a CDS encoding YifB family Mg chelatase-like AAA ATPase, which translates to MPSFSIVGLPDLEVRESRERVRAALQNCGFDFPVRRITVNLAPADLPKESGRFDLPIALGILAANGQLPADTLNGREFAGELSLTGALRPMRGAFAMACGAARDWRAGHAGAHFDPDLGSIPGSGGHSGVDCVAISGVTAVSRPPELYLPLDSAAEAALVPGVTVFGAPDLPALCAHLSGAPDARLAPVAAPCLDGLPAPAAPDLADVVGQRGARRALEVAAAGGHHMLMIGPPGAGKSMLAARLPGLLPPLTDDEALTSAALLSASRIGFSPSQWRRRPFRSPHHSSSAAALVGGRNPPQPGEITLAHLGVLFLDELPEFDRHVLEMLREPLEAGRITISRAAQQADFPAACQLIAAMNPCPCGWHGDPSGRCRCTPDAATRYLRKLSGPLLDRIDIQIDLPALSPAELASRATAPGEPSAAVAARVAHARALQLDRQGKTNHMLSGRETDDLCRPTDDGERLLREAGERFGWSARAYFRVLKVARTIADLAGDPLPTAAQIAEAIRYRRALTAL; encoded by the coding sequence GTGCCGTCGTTCTCGATCGTCGGCCTGCCCGATCTCGAAGTCCGCGAAAGCCGCGAGCGCGTGCGCGCCGCACTGCAGAACTGCGGATTCGACTTCCCCGTCAGGCGCATCACCGTCAATCTCGCACCGGCCGACCTTCCAAAGGAATCGGGCCGCTTCGACCTGCCGATCGCGCTCGGCATTCTCGCCGCGAACGGCCAGCTCCCGGCCGATACGCTGAACGGCCGCGAATTCGCGGGCGAGCTGTCGCTGACCGGCGCGCTGCGGCCAATGCGCGGCGCGTTCGCGATGGCGTGCGGCGCGGCGCGCGACTGGCGCGCGGGCCATGCCGGAGCGCACTTCGATCCCGATCTCGGCTCCATTCCGGGTTCCGGCGGCCATTCCGGCGTCGATTGCGTCGCGATATCCGGCGTGACAGCCGTGTCGCGACCGCCCGAGCTGTACCTGCCACTCGACAGCGCGGCCGAGGCAGCGCTGGTGCCGGGCGTCACCGTGTTCGGCGCGCCCGACCTCCCTGCGCTATGCGCGCACCTGTCCGGCGCGCCGGACGCCCGGCTCGCGCCAGTCGCGGCGCCTTGCCTCGACGGCCTGCCGGCGCCGGCCGCGCCCGATCTCGCGGACGTCGTCGGCCAGCGCGGCGCGCGGCGCGCGCTCGAAGTCGCGGCCGCAGGCGGCCACCACATGCTGATGATCGGGCCGCCCGGCGCCGGCAAGTCGATGCTCGCCGCGCGGCTGCCCGGCCTCCTGCCGCCGCTGACCGACGACGAAGCGCTGACGTCGGCCGCGCTCCTTTCCGCGAGCCGCATCGGCTTCTCGCCCTCGCAGTGGCGGCGGCGCCCGTTCCGCTCGCCGCACCATTCGTCGAGCGCCGCCGCGCTGGTCGGCGGCCGCAACCCGCCTCAGCCGGGCGAAATCACGCTCGCGCACCTCGGTGTGCTGTTTCTCGACGAGTTGCCGGAATTCGACCGGCACGTGCTGGAAATGCTGCGCGAACCGCTGGAAGCGGGCCGCATCACGATCTCGCGCGCGGCGCAGCAGGCCGACTTCCCCGCTGCGTGCCAGCTGATCGCTGCGATGAATCCGTGTCCGTGCGGCTGGCACGGCGATCCGTCCGGGCGCTGCCGCTGCACGCCGGATGCCGCCACGCGCTACCTGCGCAAGCTGTCGGGCCCGTTGCTCGACCGGATCGACATCCAGATCGACCTGCCCGCGCTGTCGCCGGCCGAACTCGCGTCACGCGCGACGGCACCGGGCGAGCCGAGCGCAGCCGTCGCCGCACGGGTCGCCCACGCGCGTGCGTTGCAACTCGATCGGCAGGGCAAGACCAATCACATGCTGAGCGGCCGCGAGACCGACGACCTGTGCCGGCCGACCGACGATGGCGAGCGGCTGCTGCGCGAGGCCGGCGAGCGCTTCGGCTGGTCGGCGCGCGCGTATTTCCGTGTGCTGAAGGTCGCACGCACCATCGCCGACCTGGCCGGCGACCCGTTGCCGACCGCAGCGCAAATCGCCGAAGCGATCCGCTACCGGCGTGCGCTCACGGCGCTGTGA
- a CDS encoding peroxiredoxin family protein encodes MNTTPPAQRRTGPARYIAAAVVVAAIAVAGFFAFNGKSTVPDATFTLLSGQKVSTAGDLKGKVYLVNFWATSCATCMQEMPQMVDTYNRFKGQGLEFVAVAMNYDPPMYVANYAQTRQLPFKVALDDGSVAKQFGNVQLTPTTFVVDKDGKILKRYVGAPQFAELDALLKKALDGNAA; translated from the coding sequence ATGAACACCACGCCTCCCGCCCAGCGCCGCACCGGCCCCGCCCGCTATATCGCCGCGGCCGTCGTCGTCGCGGCCATCGCCGTTGCCGGCTTCTTCGCGTTCAACGGCAAGTCCACCGTGCCGGACGCCACGTTCACGCTGCTGTCGGGCCAGAAGGTATCGACGGCCGGCGACCTGAAGGGCAAGGTCTACCTCGTGAATTTCTGGGCGACCAGCTGCGCGACCTGCATGCAGGAAATGCCGCAGATGGTCGATACCTACAATCGCTTCAAGGGCCAGGGACTGGAATTCGTCGCGGTCGCGATGAACTACGATCCGCCGATGTACGTCGCGAACTATGCGCAGACGCGCCAGCTGCCGTTCAAGGTCGCACTCGACGACGGCAGCGTCGCGAAGCAGTTCGGCAACGTGCAGCTCACGCCGACGACCTTCGTCGTCGACAAGGACGGCAAGATCCTGAAGCGCTACGTCGGCGCCCCGCAATTCGCGGAACTCGACGCGCTCCTCAAGAAGGCGCTCGACGGCAACGCGGCCTGA
- a CDS encoding sigma-54-dependent transcriptional regulator, producing the protein MANRLQVIYIEDDALVRRASVQSLQLAGFDVVGFESAEAADKAIVAETAGAIVSDIRLPGASGLDLLAQCRERVPDVPVILVTGHGDISMAVQAMRDGAYDFIEKPFAAERLIETVRRALERRELVLENHALRRELAGQNIVAPRIIGRSPAIEQVRKLIANVAPTDASVLINGDTGAGKELIARSLHELSPRRDKPFIAVNCGALPEPMFESEMFGYEPGAFTGAAKRRVGKLEYASGGTLFLDEIESMPLALQVKLLRVLQDGVLERLGSNQPIRVNCRVVAAAKGDMSELVAAGTFRRDLLYRLNVVTIALPPLAERREDIVPLFEHFMLDAAVRYGRPAPVLTDRQRASLMQRDWPGNVRELRNAADRFVLGVADMPQEAGAGGDDAESDQTLKERIEQFERAVIAEALNQTGGAVAATADRLHVGKATLYEKMKRYGLSAKGETER; encoded by the coding sequence ATGGCCAACCGGCTGCAAGTGATCTATATCGAAGACGATGCGCTCGTTCGCCGGGCGAGCGTGCAGAGCCTCCAGCTCGCGGGGTTCGACGTCGTCGGGTTCGAATCGGCCGAGGCGGCCGACAAGGCGATCGTCGCGGAAACTGCCGGCGCGATCGTCAGCGACATCCGGCTGCCCGGTGCGAGCGGGCTCGACCTGCTCGCGCAGTGCCGCGAGCGCGTGCCCGACGTGCCGGTGATCCTCGTCACGGGCCACGGCGACATCTCGATGGCCGTGCAGGCGATGCGCGACGGCGCTTACGACTTCATCGAAAAGCCGTTCGCGGCCGAGCGGCTGATCGAGACCGTGCGGCGCGCGCTCGAGCGGCGCGAGCTCGTGCTCGAGAACCACGCGCTGCGTCGTGAGCTGGCCGGGCAGAACATCGTCGCGCCGCGCATCATCGGCCGCAGCCCGGCGATCGAACAGGTGCGCAAGCTGATCGCGAACGTCGCGCCCACCGACGCCTCGGTGCTGATCAACGGCGACACGGGCGCCGGCAAGGAGCTGATCGCGCGCAGCCTGCACGAGCTGTCGCCGCGTCGCGACAAGCCGTTCATCGCGGTGAACTGCGGCGCGCTGCCGGAGCCGATGTTCGAGTCGGAGATGTTCGGCTACGAGCCCGGCGCATTCACCGGCGCCGCGAAGCGTCGCGTCGGCAAGCTCGAATACGCATCCGGCGGCACGCTGTTCCTCGACGAAATCGAAAGCATGCCGCTCGCGCTGCAGGTGAAGCTCTTGCGCGTGCTGCAGGACGGCGTGCTCGAGCGGCTCGGCTCGAACCAGCCGATCCGCGTGAACTGCCGGGTCGTCGCGGCCGCGAAAGGCGACATGAGCGAGCTCGTTGCGGCCGGCACGTTCCGGCGCGACCTGCTGTACCGGCTCAACGTCGTGACGATCGCGCTGCCGCCGCTCGCCGAGCGCCGCGAGGACATCGTGCCGCTGTTCGAGCACTTCATGCTCGACGCGGCCGTGCGCTACGGGCGGCCGGCCCCCGTGCTGACCGACCGGCAGCGCGCGAGCCTGATGCAGCGCGACTGGCCCGGCAACGTGCGCGAGTTGCGCAATGCGGCCGACCGGTTCGTGCTCGGCGTCGCCGACATGCCGCAGGAAGCCGGTGCGGGCGGCGACGATGCCGAGAGCGACCAGACGCTGAAGGAGCGCATCGAGCAGTTCGAGCGCGCGGTGATCGCCGAGGCGCTGAACCAGACGGGTGGCGCGGTCGCCGCGACGGCCGACCGGCTGCATGTCGGCAAGGCGACGCTGTACGAGAAGATGAAGCGCTACGGGCTGTCGGCGAAAGGCGAAACCGAGCGCTGA
- a CDS encoding sensor histidine kinase, with translation MKEQAAAPLAGGAPRGGPGERGSGAEPYDTIGDPHRQEVTSVKRRLLILVVLAAALAAACALTWTITWRRGVAELQRNAAVRVDRTTNALKSTLDRYESLPYLLGSHPYVQDLLAEPKRADFTARANRYLEDLNEHAHATVTYVIGADGLCVAASNWRAPDSFVGTGYQFRPYFIDAMGGRVGRFFGIGTISRDPGYYISQPVWRDGRIAGVVVVKLNLEWFQGADASEPLVVADDHGVVFLSSVPAWKYHTLHPLTGPVAASIYETRQYAQQPVTPLPLRVEQVLDADAEIVRLGPGLRAPRFLASKRRIGEPDWLLVTLAPIAPIDADARNATIVTGFGFVSVALLAFYWRMRRARVREMIRGRALLQQAYAELNRRVEERTADLSEANEQLQKEVGDRIRAEQELRAAHDELIQASKLAALGQMAAGITHELNQPLAALRSFSDNTRVLLDRGEQAAARENLEAIAALTERMGKITNQLKLFVGRAKPRNEQALVVRALRSVLSLLGDRLSGVALTLTLQDATVSPARDAPLDLACDYPELVARCEDLRLEQVLINLLGNALDAVAGVASPAIEVTIAVSVATLAVEVRDNGPGIAPDLLPRLFEPFFTTKEMGRGLGLGLAISSSIASDAGGALTARNAPSGGALFVLTLRRARTHHPDSVSEPAGSH, from the coding sequence ATGAAGGAGCAGGCGGCGGCGCCGCTCGCGGGCGGCGCGCCGCGCGGCGGCCCGGGCGAACGCGGCAGCGGTGCGGAGCCCTATGACACAATAGGCGATCCGCATCGCCAGGAAGTCACGTCCGTGAAGCGCCGCCTGCTCATCCTCGTCGTGCTTGCCGCCGCGCTCGCGGCGGCGTGCGCGCTGACGTGGACCATCACGTGGCGGCGCGGCGTCGCGGAGCTGCAGCGCAACGCCGCGGTGCGCGTCGACCGCACCACCAATGCGCTCAAGAGCACGCTCGACCGCTACGAGTCGCTGCCTTATCTGCTCGGCAGCCACCCGTACGTGCAGGACCTGCTCGCCGAGCCGAAGCGCGCCGATTTCACCGCGCGCGCGAACCGCTATCTCGAAGACCTCAACGAACACGCGCACGCGACCGTCACCTACGTGATCGGCGCGGACGGCCTGTGCGTCGCCGCCAGCAACTGGCGCGCGCCCGACAGCTTCGTCGGGACCGGATACCAGTTTCGCCCGTATTTCATCGATGCGATGGGCGGCCGGGTCGGCCGCTTCTTCGGGATCGGCACGATCTCGCGCGATCCCGGCTACTACATCTCGCAGCCGGTGTGGCGCGACGGCAGGATCGCGGGCGTCGTCGTCGTGAAGCTCAATCTCGAATGGTTCCAGGGCGCCGACGCGTCCGAGCCGCTCGTCGTCGCGGACGATCACGGCGTCGTGTTCCTGTCGTCCGTGCCCGCGTGGAAATACCACACGCTGCATCCGTTGACGGGGCCCGTCGCCGCGTCGATCTACGAGACGCGCCAGTACGCGCAGCAACCCGTCACGCCGCTGCCGCTGCGCGTCGAGCAGGTGCTCGACGCCGACGCGGAGATCGTGCGGCTCGGCCCCGGCCTGCGCGCGCCGCGCTTCCTCGCCAGCAAGCGGCGGATCGGCGAACCCGACTGGCTGCTGGTGACGCTCGCGCCGATCGCGCCCATCGACGCCGACGCGCGCAACGCGACGATCGTCACCGGCTTCGGCTTCGTGTCGGTCGCGTTGCTCGCGTTCTACTGGCGCATGCGCCGTGCACGCGTGCGCGAGATGATTCGCGGCCGCGCGCTGTTGCAGCAGGCGTATGCGGAGCTGAACCGGCGCGTCGAGGAGCGCACGGCCGACCTGTCGGAGGCGAACGAGCAATTGCAGAAGGAAGTCGGCGACCGGATCCGCGCGGAACAGGAATTGCGCGCCGCGCACGACGAGCTGATCCAGGCGAGCAAGCTCGCCGCGCTGGGCCAGATGGCGGCCGGCATCACGCATGAACTGAACCAGCCGCTCGCGGCGCTGCGCAGCTTCTCGGACAACACGCGCGTGCTGCTCGACCGCGGCGAGCAGGCGGCCGCACGCGAGAACCTCGAAGCGATCGCGGCGCTGACCGAGCGGATGGGCAAGATCACCAACCAGCTGAAGCTGTTCGTCGGCCGCGCGAAGCCGCGCAACGAACAGGCGCTTGTCGTGCGCGCGCTGCGCAGCGTGCTGTCGCTGCTCGGCGACCGGCTGAGCGGTGTCGCGCTCACGCTGACGCTGCAGGATGCGACCGTGTCGCCCGCGCGGGACGCACCGCTCGATCTCGCATGCGACTATCCGGAGCTCGTCGCCCGCTGCGAGGATCTGCGCCTCGAACAGGTGCTGATCAACCTGCTCGGCAACGCGCTCGACGCGGTCGCGGGCGTCGCGTCGCCGGCGATCGAAGTGACGATCGCGGTGTCGGTCGCGACGCTCGCGGTCGAGGTGCGCGACAACGGCCCGGGCATCGCGCCCGACTTGCTGCCGCGTCTGTTCGAACCGTTCTTCACGACCAAGGAAATGGGGCGCGGGCTCGGGCTGGGCCTCGCGATCTCGTCGTCGATCGCGAGCGACGCGGGCGGCGCGCTGACCGCGCGCAATGCACCGTCCGGCGGCGCGCTGTTCGTCTTGACGCTGCGGCGCGCGCGCACGCATCATCCGGACTCGGTGTCCGAGCCGGCGGGCTCGCACTAG
- a CDS encoding dicarboxylate/amino acid:cation symporter, whose protein sequence is MKKKPFYKVLYVQVIFAIIVGVILGHYYPALATDMKPLGDGFIKLIKMVIGPIIFCTVVTGIAGMEDMKKVGRVGGKALLYFEIVSTFALLLGLAATHILRPGVGFNIDPATLDGKAVASYAAKAHGQSTVDFLMHIIPNTMVDAFAQGEILQILLIALLFGSVLAHLGERGKVVTDFIDGLTRVLFGIVHIVTKLAPIGAFGAMAFTIGKYGVGSLVPLLKLIGTFYLTSVVFVLVVLGAIARATGFSIIRFVSYIKEELLIVLGTSSSEAALPQLMEKLEKAGCSRSVVGLVVPTGYSFNLDGTNIYMTMAVLFIAQATNIELTWMQQLTLLAVAMLTSKGASGVTGAGFITLAATLAVVPTIPLSGMVLILGIDRFMSECRALTNIVGNGVATVVVSAWEKELDRNKLRQALKGGGEVTTTETAGV, encoded by the coding sequence GTGAAGAAGAAACCCTTCTACAAAGTGCTCTATGTGCAGGTGATCTTCGCCATCATCGTCGGCGTGATCCTCGGCCACTACTATCCGGCGCTCGCCACCGACATGAAACCGCTCGGCGACGGCTTCATCAAGCTGATCAAGATGGTGATCGGACCGATCATCTTCTGCACGGTCGTCACCGGCATCGCCGGCATGGAGGACATGAAGAAGGTCGGCCGCGTCGGCGGCAAGGCGCTGCTGTACTTCGAGATCGTGTCGACCTTCGCGCTGCTGCTCGGCCTCGCGGCCACGCACATCCTGCGTCCGGGCGTCGGCTTCAACATCGATCCGGCGACGCTCGACGGCAAGGCCGTCGCATCGTACGCGGCGAAGGCGCACGGGCAGTCGACGGTCGATTTCCTGATGCACATCATCCCGAACACGATGGTCGATGCGTTCGCGCAGGGCGAAATCCTGCAGATCCTGCTGATCGCGCTGCTGTTCGGCAGCGTGCTCGCGCACCTCGGCGAACGCGGCAAGGTCGTCACCGACTTCATCGACGGCCTCACGCGCGTGCTGTTCGGCATCGTGCACATCGTCACGAAGCTGGCGCCGATCGGCGCGTTCGGCGCGATGGCGTTCACGATCGGCAAGTACGGCGTCGGCTCGCTGGTGCCGCTGCTCAAGCTGATCGGCACGTTCTACCTGACCTCGGTCGTGTTCGTGCTGGTCGTGCTCGGCGCGATCGCGCGCGCGACGGGCTTCTCGATCATCCGCTTCGTGTCGTACATCAAGGAAGAGCTGCTGATCGTGCTCGGCACGAGCTCGTCGGAAGCCGCGCTGCCGCAGCTGATGGAAAAGCTCGAGAAGGCCGGCTGCTCGCGCTCGGTGGTGGGCCTCGTCGTGCCGACCGGCTACTCGTTCAACCTCGACGGCACCAACATCTACATGACGATGGCCGTGCTGTTCATCGCGCAGGCGACCAACATCGAACTGACGTGGATGCAACAGCTCACGCTGCTCGCGGTCGCGATGCTGACGTCGAAGGGCGCGAGCGGCGTCACGGGCGCGGGCTTCATCACGCTCGCCGCGACGCTCGCCGTCGTGCCGACGATCCCGCTGTCGGGCATGGTGCTGATCCTCGGCATCGATCGCTTCATGAGCGAATGCCGCGCGCTGACCAACATCGTCGGCAACGGCGTCGCGACCGTCGTCGTGTCGGCCTGGGAGAAGGAGCTCGACCGCAACAAGCTGCGCCAGGCGCTGAAGGGCGGCGGCGAGGTCACGACGACCGAGACGGCCGGCGTCTGA
- the actP gene encoding cation/acetate symporter ActP: protein MRRISSALGALAVLVSSTARASAVAGPMPDKVELNPVAIAMFFAFVFATLALTRWAARRTRSTRDFYTAGGGITGLQNGLAIAGDYMSAASFLGLSGMVFMFGFDGLIYSIGFLVGWPFVMFLIAEPLRNLGKFTFVDVVAYRFAQRPIRLLTSANALTIVVLYLVVQMVGAGKLIQLLFGLSYGTAELIVGVLMVVYVFFGGMTATTWVQVIKAVLLLCGATLLALLALGEFGFSVDEMFRRAVAVHPGALSIMGPGKLIRDPANALSLGIALMFGTAGFPHILMRFFTVPNAKEARKSVLYATGFIGYFYLLTFVIGFSAIVLLAQHPEFFRLGANGTFNLTHDLLGGSNMVAVKLAQAVGGNWFYGFIAAVTFATILAVVAGLTLAGATTISHDLYAQMWARGKPDERLEMRISRAATIGLSAVAIALSILFEHVNVAFMVGLVAAVAASANFPVLAMSIFWRGMTTRGAVLGGGLGLASAVALTVLSKSVWVDVLHHAHAPVFLDNPALVSVPLAFVGIVVGSLADRGERARREREAFARQEFYAQTGVLAGEAVQH from the coding sequence ATGCGACGCATCTCGAGCGCGCTCGGCGCGCTGGCCGTTCTCGTTTCCTCCACCGCGCGCGCGAGCGCCGTCGCGGGGCCAATGCCCGACAAGGTCGAGCTGAACCCGGTCGCGATCGCGATGTTCTTCGCGTTCGTGTTCGCGACGCTCGCGCTCACGCGCTGGGCCGCTCGCCGCACGCGCTCGACGCGCGACTTCTACACGGCCGGCGGCGGCATCACCGGGCTGCAGAACGGGCTCGCGATCGCGGGCGACTACATGTCGGCCGCGTCGTTCCTGGGGCTGTCGGGGATGGTGTTCATGTTTGGCTTCGACGGACTGATCTACTCGATCGGCTTCCTCGTCGGCTGGCCGTTCGTGATGTTCCTGATCGCCGAGCCACTGCGCAACCTCGGCAAGTTCACGTTCGTCGACGTCGTCGCGTACCGCTTCGCGCAACGACCGATCCGGCTGCTGACGTCCGCGAACGCGCTGACGATCGTCGTGCTGTACCTGGTCGTGCAGATGGTCGGCGCGGGCAAGCTGATCCAGCTGCTGTTCGGGCTGTCGTACGGCACGGCCGAGCTGATCGTCGGCGTGCTGATGGTCGTGTACGTGTTCTTCGGCGGGATGACCGCGACCACCTGGGTGCAGGTGATCAAGGCCGTGCTGCTGCTGTGCGGTGCGACGCTGCTCGCGTTGCTCGCGCTGGGCGAGTTCGGCTTCAGCGTCGACGAGATGTTCCGCCGCGCGGTGGCCGTGCATCCGGGCGCGCTGTCGATCATGGGGCCCGGCAAGCTGATCCGCGATCCGGCCAACGCGCTGTCGCTCGGCATCGCGCTGATGTTCGGCACGGCCGGCTTCCCGCACATCCTGATGCGCTTCTTCACGGTGCCGAACGCGAAGGAGGCGCGCAAGTCGGTGCTCTACGCGACCGGCTTCATCGGCTACTTCTACCTGCTCACGTTCGTGATCGGCTTCTCGGCGATCGTGCTGCTCGCGCAGCATCCGGAATTTTTCCGGCTCGGCGCGAACGGCACCTTCAACCTCACGCACGACCTGCTCGGCGGCTCGAACATGGTCGCGGTGAAGCTCGCGCAGGCGGTCGGCGGCAACTGGTTCTACGGTTTCATCGCGGCCGTCACGTTCGCGACGATCCTCGCGGTGGTCGCCGGGCTGACGCTCGCCGGCGCGACCACGATCTCGCACGACCTGTACGCGCAGATGTGGGCGCGCGGCAAGCCCGACGAGCGGCTGGAGATGCGCATCTCGCGCGCGGCAACGATCGGGCTGTCCGCCGTCGCGATCGCGCTGTCGATCCTGTTCGAGCACGTCAACGTGGCGTTCATGGTCGGCCTCGTCGCGGCGGTGGCGGCCAGCGCGAATTTCCCGGTGCTCGCGATGTCGATCTTCTGGCGCGGGATGACGACGCGCGGCGCGGTGCTCGGCGGCGGCCTGGGCCTCGCGTCGGCGGTGGCGCTCACGGTGCTGTCGAAGTCGGTGTGGGTCGACGTGCTGCACCACGCGCATGCGCCGGTGTTTCTCGACAACCCGGCGCTCGTGTCGGTGCCGCTCGCGTTCGTCGGGATCGTCGTCGGCTCGCTCGCGGACCGCGGCGAGCGCGCGCGGCGCGAGCGCGAGGCTTTCGCGCGGCAGGAGTTCTACGCGCAGACGGGCGTGCTGGCCGGTGAGGCCGTGCAGCACTGA